The Microbacterium sp. LWH7-1.2 genome window below encodes:
- a CDS encoding oligosaccharide flippase family protein — translation MTSSNTTDTATARREDPPTTAKKKRSRELIIAQLIGQVALLLAIPVLTRLLSPAEMGIYQTGLSVALILQPLATLRRELLIPFAGVRDARKHRWIGLGFAATLSGAIALVALPAWALGNATLAETLLATALILPSFALMYVENAFLIRHSAQGRLAVRNLVGGVLSAGLQVVAALILPGAIAIAAALLLGRAAATFVTVARRTPSSDVESPGEKKSQRSISAILSAMIAAASSQAVVIVSFASLGPSAAAQVAVGQRVAGAPASLIGQALTQIALSSAAPLIREQRPGMTSQLRSLTIRTGAAAAVTAAALMIGGPLLAVPILGPGWEVAGVMTAVFAVPLSLTLVALPATTLLIPLGRERLLVSLQTVRLVAIVAAIVVSSALTQDVFTTSIVTAAVWTLAYVPLMTAAFTATVAHDRLCAQVVNQSSAP, via the coding sequence ATGACTTCGTCCAACACGACTGACACCGCGACCGCGCGCCGCGAGGACCCTCCTACGACTGCTAAGAAGAAGCGCTCACGTGAGCTGATCATCGCTCAGTTGATCGGACAGGTGGCCCTTCTCCTTGCCATTCCTGTATTGACCCGTCTGTTGTCTCCTGCGGAGATGGGGATCTATCAGACCGGCCTCTCCGTTGCGTTGATTCTCCAGCCGCTCGCGACTCTTCGCCGCGAGCTCCTGATTCCGTTCGCGGGTGTGCGCGACGCTCGCAAGCACCGGTGGATCGGACTCGGTTTCGCAGCTACTCTGAGTGGCGCAATCGCGCTCGTTGCGCTCCCCGCGTGGGCGCTGGGTAATGCGACTCTCGCCGAAACCCTACTTGCGACGGCTCTCATACTGCCGTCGTTCGCGCTCATGTACGTGGAGAATGCGTTCCTGATTCGCCACAGCGCGCAGGGTCGACTTGCTGTGCGGAATCTGGTCGGCGGTGTGCTCTCGGCCGGGCTTCAGGTCGTCGCTGCACTCATCCTGCCGGGCGCCATCGCCATCGCGGCTGCGCTGTTACTCGGTCGTGCAGCAGCGACATTCGTGACCGTGGCGAGGCGCACACCTTCATCCGACGTGGAGAGTCCTGGAGAAAAGAAGAGCCAGCGATCGATCAGCGCGATCTTGTCCGCAATGATCGCGGCAGCGTCGAGTCAGGCCGTGGTCATCGTTTCCTTTGCCAGCCTAGGGCCTTCGGCGGCCGCGCAGGTTGCGGTCGGACAACGAGTAGCGGGCGCCCCTGCGAGCCTGATCGGTCAGGCTCTGACCCAGATCGCCCTTAGCTCGGCTGCACCGCTAATCCGCGAGCAACGGCCTGGGATGACTTCTCAACTTCGCTCTTTGACCATCCGAACGGGTGCGGCTGCCGCCGTGACCGCCGCAGCATTAATGATCGGTGGCCCGCTCCTGGCCGTCCCGATTCTCGGGCCAGGCTGGGAGGTCGCTGGCGTCATGACAGCTGTTTTCGCTGTCCCCCTCAGTCTGACGCTGGTTGCCCTTCCGGCTACCACTTTGCTGATCCCGCTCGGCCGCGAACGACTGCTCGTGTCGCTTCAGACGGTGCGGCTTGTCGCGATTGTTGCGGCGATCGTGGTCAGTTCGGCGCTCACGCAGGACGTGTTTACGACAAGCATCGTGACGGCTGCCGTCTGGACGCTCGCGTATGTACCACTGATGACTGCTGCTTTCACCGCAACGGTCGCCCACGACCGACTCTGCGCACAGGTCGTGAATCAGAGTTCAGCGCCGTAA